GCAGGATGGCGTCCTCGTAGACCCGCAGAAGCTCGTCCGCCTCGTGCAGGTCCGCCTCGGACTTCGCCCGGCGCTGGATGACGCGCTTCAACGTCGGCACGTCGTAGCCCTCGCCGCGGGCCTCCTTGTAGACCTCGGCGATATCCTCGTTGATGGCGGCCTTGTCGGCGTTCAACCGTTCGATCCGCTCAACCAGCGATGCAACCTGCGCGGCCGTCACGTCGATGCCGCGAGGCGGTCCGTTGTGGCCCTTCCCGGTCATGCTGCCCCCATGGATAGGTGCCCCAGGGCTCGCCGCGACCGGCTCATTCCGGTGCTGACGCGAGGCCGGTGCGGGGCATTCCCGGCAACTCCGCCCTTTCCGCCATGCGATCCCGTGCCGGTGTGCTGCGGCACGACAGCCGACGCTCGGAGGACGGTTTGTGTGTGCCCGGCCGGTTCCCTGCGGCCGTGGGAGGTGCGCCGGCTGAAGGGCGCGTGGTGAAAGATGCCCGGGAAGCGCGACGGCCTCCGCCCGGGCTCGGAGAGAGAGGCCCACTCGCTCGGGGAGCCGCCGCGCATGGGATAGGTGCCGGGGAGCATCGACAGCCCCCGCCCCGGCCCGAGGGCAGACGACGCCATCGCCCCGCACGATCCGCCCAGGACAGAACGTCCGAACGGGATTGGCGCCCTGTCGTGCATCTCACTCACTGCGGCGGTCCCGCCATCGGGAGCGGCGCAGCATCCAGACCATCGCCATGTCCGCGTGCCGGCTCGCGAGGCGGACGTGCCGACGCTGCATCGCCGCCGCGAGCCACGTCGCCCGCGTCCATAGCCATCGTCGCATTCCGCATCTCCTGGACGCGCTGGAAGGTCTGCATTGCCCGCATGAAGTCGCGGGCGAACTCGGGGTCGGCGTCCGTCATCGCCGTGAGGCGGCGGACTTCGCTCGCCAGTTCGGGGACGGCCGCGATCAGCCGCAGCAGATGCAACCCCTGCGGCGTGGACTTCTCGTCGAGCCAGTTCTTGGCGGTCGAGACGTTGGTCCCGGCCGCTCCGGCCAGCTTCTTCGCGCCGTGCCGCTCCCGACCGAACGCCGACTTCAGCGCGCCCGAGACGGTGCGCTGGTAGTCGAACTGATCCATGGTCAGGATGGGGGCGATCACACCGGCCCCCCGCGCAAGAACGCCGATTTTCGGGGCAAGTTCTTTGCCCTGTCTTGTCTTGGGACATGCTGCCGCTCCATGACGCACTTTCGGGTCATGGAGACGGTTGACTTCATCAGCAGCGAAGACGACGAGGGCGCCGCCGAGCCCTGGCAGGCTATCGGCGACATCGTGAATGGACTGGTCCGCAACCTCCTGGCAGAGGCGCGCGGACGGGAGAGTGCAGCGCGGGGAGGCCGGGAAGAGGAAACCTCCCCGCGCACTCTGCCCGTGATCGTGGGTCGCCGATCGACGGGCGAGGATCATGGGGGCGACGATCATTGCTCGCGCCCCAAGCGATAGAGAAACACCGCCAGCGCGATGCCGATCGCGGCCCAGATCAGGGCGGCGACCGAAACCACAATGGCAACGAGGGACAGCATCAGCGATCGGCCCCCATGTCGTCGTCGGACATGCCGTCCCGGGTGACGAGGTGGTCGTCGATCCGGCGGACGCATTCCAACGTCGTGATCCGCCGCTCCAGCGCGTCGAGCTGCCCCAGCAGGTCGCGCACCTGCACGACGAGGGCGTCGATACGGTCGATCGCCTCGTTGATCGGAAGGGCGGCGGGGATCGCCATCAGGCGGCGTCCCGTGGAGCGGAGGATTGCCGCCCTTGAAGCAGAGATCGCCGAACTTCGACCGCGGCGGCGGTCAGCGCCGAAATCCGCTCCGGCGAAATCGGCTCGACCTCGCGCACCATCGCGTTGATCTCGTCCAGTTCCCGCGACCACTGATCCAGCAGCGCAGGACCGATGAACCAGAGAAGGCCGCGGCCGATGAGCTTGCGCATCACGCGGCTCTCGTCGTGTCGGGATGCTGGGCGTAGAAGTCATTGGCCGTGACCTGCCCCGCAGTCGCCTCGACGATCCGCGCCATGATCTGCGGCGTCGGAATGCGCTCAGCGCGCCGATACTTCCGGACCGCGAATGTCGAAACCCCGATCCGACCGGCCATCGCGGCATCGGTCAAACTCGTGGCCCGCATCCATGCTTCAAGGTTCATGGGGCGATAGTGCCCCAGCCTGGGGCATCAATGCAAGCAGAAAGTGCCCCGAATTGTGACGCGCGCTAAGTGCCCCATTCCGGGTACGTTCCGGGCATGAACGACGCAGAGATCGGCGCCCGAGTCCGGGCGGCCCGCGAGGCGCAGGGCCTCACGCGGCCAGCCATGACGTCGCTCGTCGCGGCCAGCGAATCCCAGATACGGAAACTTGAGGACGGCGACCGGCGCTGGACGCTCGACTGGCTCAGCCGGTTCTCCCGCGCCCTCGGGGTGCCGGTGGCGGAACTCGTCGGTCCCGAACCGCTCCCCGAGGAACACGGGGCCGGGCCGCTAGCGAGCGGAGCGTCCGGGGAAGAAGATCACACGCCCGCCGATCTGCTGTCCGGCGCGCTGATCGACGAGCGGGGCGGAAACCGCCGCGGGGCCGTTCGACGGGTGCGGGCGTACCTTGGGCTTATCGGAGAAGATGAACGGCCGCCACGGGCACGGCGACGGCCCTCCTAGAGCTTCCCGGCCGGCGACCAGGTCGATGTCCGGCCCCAAGTCCCAGAGCAGGACCATCAGCTCGCCCCACGGCGTGGCGAGCCGCTTTTCGGACGCTCGCCGCGCCGATGGCGTGACCTTGATATAGGTGCCGGCCGGCTCGGCCAACGCGCTGTGCCGATAGTGCAGGTATGACCATGCCTGCGACCGATCCAGCCGATATCGGAGCGACACGCCCGCGATAACGACGATCCCGCCCGGCGGGATGACGGCGATCTGCGCTTGCTGCATAGCCGGATGTTGCTGGCTTCGGCCAGCTTCGACAATCGGGGGCGCTACTTCAGTCGCTGGGCCGGGGTCATCTTCCATTGCGCACGCTCCCATAGCCCGTGCCATTCTTAGGCCGCTCGCTGGCGAGCCGGGGCAGCACGGGTTCCATTCCGTCGCTGGAAAGGGAGAGCGTGCACTCTCCGTACAGTGGTCGTGCGAGTGACGCCCGCACGGTCCCCCGTCTTTCTCGGGGGCAGGCACCCGCTATCCGCTGTCCGCCCTCATGAGATTCGCCCCCTCTGTTTTACGCGGTCCGCGCGCAATGCGCCTCGGACGCGAAAATCATGGCACGGCCACGGCCTCGCGTCGCGTCACATTCCGGGTCACTTTTCTGCTTGCATAGTGTCCCATAGTGGGGCATTCTCCCCTCATCAACACCGAGGGGAGACCATGGCGAGCAAGAAGTCGAAGCTGGGGCGAGCGACGCACGATGTCGTCGCCAAGATCGCCCCCACGCTGCCCCGCGGCATGTCGTGGGAATGCATTCGCGACGTCATCGACCAGCGCACCGGCAGTGATCTCAACGGGTGGGAACTGGATCGAGCGACGGACGCAGCGATCCGCATCCGGGACCGCAACACCCCCTCCGCCGCCTGACCGGAGGCCAGACCGATGCTGTCCGACCTGACCCGCATCGCAATCACCGACGAGGAAGGCCGCCGCGAGTTGGCCACCCTCGGCGAGTTCATCGCCGACAACGGCGACGCCTTCGACGAGCGGGACGTGGCCGCCCTCCGGGCCGAACTTGCCGCCTACCGCCCCTATCACATGGGCGGAGGCGCCGGCCCGCTGTTCACCATCCGCAACGTCGAGCCGATCGCCTGACCGGAGGACAGACCGATGCTCTACGAGCACAACGACCCCGGGTTCCTGATCCGCTACGCGCGGACCCTGATCGAAGGCGCGGCGGGAAGCGGACGGCGGACCCGCGTCGACTTCCTCAGCGAGGCATCCCACGTCATCACGGCGGCCGAACGGCTGGTCAAGGCCGAGAAGCCGGTCGTCATCCTGGCGGAGGCGGCGGAATGACCACCCTCCCCCGCATCCGCTGGTCGGACATCGTCACGGCCCCCCGCCCCGACGAGTGCGACCCGATCGACCATCCCCGCCTCAAGGCCCGCGCATTCGAGGCCCGCGTCCTGATCGTCTGCACGATCGCCCTGCTCGTCACCGGATACCTGACCGGGGCCGGCGCAATCGACTACGCGCGAGCCATGTTCGCCCTCTCTCTTCCGATGGTGACGCCATGAGCGAGCGCATGTTCTTCGTCTCCGAAGATGAGCTTCGGACCGGCGCGAAAGAGATCGTCGCGTTCATGCGGCGGGCCGCGCAGTCAAAGGGGTCCTTCATCATGACCCAGACCGGCCAGATCGACTTCGAGGACTACGCCGGCGACCTGCTCGTCAAGGCAATGGCTGCGCACGATCGCATTCCCGAGGTGACGCCATGACCGGCATCCCCTCACGGCTACTCGCTCGCCTCGCCGCCGCCGAAGCCCGCGCCCTCCCCCTTCCCCGCCGCTACACCGGGGGACCGCTGGAGGACGGGCTGTATCTGTGGCGGCGGGAGTGGTGGCCGAGACTGTCGTGGGCGTCGGTCTGGATCGACGACGCCATCAGCCGGACCGGCCGCGCCCCGGCGCTGATGTCCGACAAGTTCGTCTGGCTCATCGGCCCCATCCACATCCCCGAAATCCCGAGTGAGGAGGCGTCGTCATGACTACGCCCCCCGAATTGGATCGCGACGAACGGTTCGCCCGCATCAACACCAACCCGATCGCGGAACTGCACGCCTGTCTGATGCGCGATAGGCCGCTGATGACGCACGACCGGACGCGATTGGAAGAAGCGTTCGTCGAACTCTGGCACGCCCTCGACGAGGCCCAGTGTCTTGCGGAGCGAGCCTGCGGAAACGGCCCCGAAAACCGACAGCGTCTCGACGCGATCCACGCCGGCCGATGGAAGGCCGCCG
The DNA window shown above is from Gemmatimonadota bacterium and carries:
- a CDS encoding DUF2312 domain-containing protein; this encodes MTGKGHNGPPRGIDVTAAQVASLVERIERLNADKAAINEDIAEVYKEARGEGYDVPTLKRVIQRRAKSEADLHEADELLRVYEDAILRAGLAHAHEAP
- a CDS encoding helix-turn-helix transcriptional regulator → MNLEAWMRATSLTDAAMAGRIGVSTFAVRKYRRAERIPTPQIMARIVEATAGQVTANDFYAQHPDTTRAA
- a CDS encoding helix-turn-helix transcriptional regulator; this encodes MNDAEIGARVRAAREAQGLTRPAMTSLVAASESQIRKLEDGDRRWTLDWLSRFSRALGVPVAELVGPEPLPEEHGAGPLASGASGEEDHTPADLLSGALIDERGGNRRGAVRRVRAYLGLIGEDERPPRARRRPS